TTGTGAATCAGAGCTATGATAAAATCTCCGAATCATACGTTTGCTTCAAAATATAATCAAAATTACCTCTGTGATCTCTGAGCCTTTGAGGCAATTTTTTCTAATGATTGATGTTGAATTTTATTTGCACTATTATTCATTATAATCCGCCAGCCCGTCGGCCGATTAGAGCGCCATGACTTCGATGAAAATTGATTTCCAAGCGCCCTCATTGATCTATACAACGTACCCTTTTCAGGATTTCTATTCATTAAAAGAGAAAATTATTTCAGTGATTGTCAAAAAACCACTTGACTATTGAAGATTGAATTGCTATATTTATGCAGTTATGCAAAATAAATCATAATTGCATTAATGAGATTTTGAAATGGCTGAATCGATTCATGAACTGCAAGTCGAAATTTTTAAAGCGCTCTCCCATCCCGCGCGGATTAGAATTTTAAACGCGCTGCGAGAGCGGAAGCGCTGCGCCTGCAATTTAGCGCCAGAATTGGGTATCGAGCAATCCAATTTCTCGCGCCATATCTCGGTGCTGAAAAATGCCGGCTTAATCCGCTGCTGGAAAGAAGGCGTGAGCGTTTTTTTTACACTTGCTGATCAACGCGTGATTGATCTCTTGGATAATGCGAATGAAATCTTGAAGCATAGAATTCAATTGCATCATCGCATAGTTGTTTAGGACGCGAGTTTTGGTGAAATTCTATCTTCAGTTGACTTGCAAGTCGGATGCTCGCGTAACCGATAATGTGAACAGAGCTGACAGTCAAAGGAATATTTAATATTTTTTTGCTGGCAGTTATTTTTTGATTATCAATATACAATTATGCGAAATTAATCATAAATGCAGCCCCCCCTTTCAAAGGCGCCGAGCCTTTGAAAGGGTAAACAACTATAGACAGGAAAAACTATGTTGAAGCTATCAGATATAACGATTACCAAAAACGGGAAAAACATTTTAGATCAGCTTAGTCTGACGGTGTTTCCCCGTGAAATTCACAGCATTCTGGGGCAGAATGGCACGGGCAAAAGCACGCTGGCATACACCATCATGGGATTGCCGGATTATCAAATCAACAGCGGACAGATGTTGTGGCAGGGGGAAAATATCAACCAGCTTTCTGTCACTGATCGGGCGAAATTGGGGATCACCCTGGCTTGGCAGGAACCGGTCCGATTTGAGGGACTCAAAGTGAAGGATTATCTAGAAATCGGCAGCCGGGGAAATGGTAGAAATTTAACGCCCGCCCAGAGCCTGGAGAGCGTGGGGCTGAATCCAGATAAATATCTCCATCGGGAAGTTGACACCACTTTAAGCGGCGGTGAGCGCAAGCGCATCGAGCTGGCAGCCGTTTTGATGATGCAGCCCCGGCTGGCAATTCTGGATGAACCCGATTCCGGCATTGATGCGTTGTCTATCGATTACATTAAAGGAGTCATCCGCACGCTGGTCGCCAAAGGATCATCGGTGCTGTTGATTACGCATCACGAGGAAGTGGCGGCCATGGCCGATCGAGCTTCGTCGCTGTGCGCTGGCAAAATTTTAAAGACCGGCAATCCCGAAGAAGTCACCCGTTTCTTCCGAAACCATTGCCGGGAGTGCCCGCATATAAACCAGCCCGCGGAGGAGGTGATCCAGGATGCCTGACTTCGCCAATGAGTTCGAGCTGCTGGCTGAAGCTTACGCTGCCAGCGGTGGAGAGGTGCAGGATTTAAAAAATTCCAATTATGGACTAATGCTGGTCAGCGGGCATCAATTGCTTGGCAAAAATGAGATACCCGGATTGATCATCGAAGGTGAGCAAATTGCCGATGGTGTGAAGGCGAAAATCACCGTCAAGAAAAACCATCAGCTTAAACATCCAGTGCATCTCTGCTTCGGTGTCATTCCAGCGGAAGGCGTGCAGCGAATTGTGGCGGACTTTGTGATCGAGGAGAACGCCAGCGCCCATTTTTTGGCGCACTGTTCGTTCCCCAACGCGGTGAAGGTTCAGCATATTATGGAGGGAACAGTTACCGTCGGTAAAAATGCTACCATGGAATACAGCGAAACTCATTATCATGGCACCCAGGGCGGTGTGGAGGTGCTGCCCAGGATGAAAATCGATGTTGCACCCTATGGTCGCTACATCAGTACCTTTAAATTGATCAAAGGAGCGGCGGGCAAGATCGTGCTGGATTACGATGCCTATTTGCAGGATCGGGCCGTGACGGAAATGTATGCCAAAGTATATGGCAAGCGCACCGATGATATCAGAATTAAAGAATCAATTTACCTGAATGGCACGGAGTCCCGCGGTCTGGCAAAAAGTCGTATTGTTCTTGTCGACCAGGCTTCAGCCGAGGTGCTGGGAGAGGTGATCGGCAAGGGACCCCATTCCCGCGGGCATATCGATTGTATGGAAATTGTGCAGGGAAAACAAGCCGTTGCTTCGGCGGTGCCGCGGCTGAAGGTGGTGGATGACACGGCCAAGCTGACCCACGAAGCTGCCATCGGCAGCGTTGATAAAAAACAGGTGGAAACATTGATGGCACGTGGGCTGACGGAACAGGAAGCAGTGGATGTCATTGTCAAGGGATTATTGATGTAGCAAGAGCTTCTGGTTTGTGTTTTAAGAAAGCAAACCCAAAAAAAGAATAGCATTTTTTGCTGTCATTAGTAAGTGGAGCAAAGTCGGAGATACTCGTTAGAGTGCAATTCTTTGGCTCTTAGCACCAGGGGAGATTGCTTCGGCAAAAAGCGCCTCGCGATGACGAAGTAACTTTTGTCATTGCGAGCGGAGCGAAGCAATCTCTTGATTGGTGGCTGCAAGAGAGATTGCTTCGGCAAAAAATGCCTCGCAATGACATGGTGGTGTTTTTCATCGCTAGAACTAAGTCATAA
This region of candidate division KSB1 bacterium genomic DNA includes:
- a CDS encoding metalloregulator ArsR/SmtB family transcription factor yields the protein MAESIHELQVEIFKALSHPARIRILNALRERKRCACNLAPELGIEQSNFSRHISVLKNAGLIRCWKEGVSVFFTLADQRVIDLLDNANEILKHRIQLHHRIVV
- a CDS encoding ABC transporter ATP-binding protein is translated as MLKLSDITITKNGKNILDQLSLTVFPREIHSILGQNGTGKSTLAYTIMGLPDYQINSGQMLWQGENINQLSVTDRAKLGITLAWQEPVRFEGLKVKDYLEIGSRGNGRNLTPAQSLESVGLNPDKYLHREVDTTLSGGERKRIELAAVLMMQPRLAILDEPDSGIDALSIDYIKGVIRTLVAKGSSVLLITHHEEVAAMADRASSLCAGKILKTGNPEEVTRFFRNHCRECPHINQPAEEVIQDA
- a CDS encoding SufD family Fe-S cluster assembly protein, with translation MPDFANEFELLAEAYAASGGEVQDLKNSNYGLMLVSGHQLLGKNEIPGLIIEGEQIADGVKAKITVKKNHQLKHPVHLCFGVIPAEGVQRIVADFVIEENASAHFLAHCSFPNAVKVQHIMEGTVTVGKNATMEYSETHYHGTQGGVEVLPRMKIDVAPYGRYISTFKLIKGAAGKIVLDYDAYLQDRAVTEMYAKVYGKRTDDIRIKESIYLNGTESRGLAKSRIVLVDQASAEVLGEVIGKGPHSRGHIDCMEIVQGKQAVASAVPRLKVVDDTAKLTHEAAIGSVDKKQVETLMARGLTEQEAVDVIVKGLLM